A DNA window from Longimicrobiaceae bacterium contains the following coding sequences:
- a CDS encoding tetratricopeptide repeat protein: MEPSVKPDPAPATPLRRRNVGRRWCVPPAILREPAESLEASHILDEVRGELGLLLWQSLRDVTLWASFPPGEREGLFCADAARARLALVGSVAPEPGIEVALTTLGALVGNPGGASPELVTLVCLQVGRWAEERKAGATALSFAQAGALASPDDARAALAVGAMALRWRKGSRAETWLRRTVGLARRSGDWEAYAHAYVEMGTLYAQRGTPDAARKLLGKALRASRRHGLQETRGAALHALFRIALELGSHDEAEGFARGAMRAYGRGHPELPGLLHDVAALWVGRESFARAVPLLHRLLPMRTDPVDRVATLALLARAAAGSADRRSFEEAWSGAWALLRRLDEKDLAPGTLVELARAAATVRDWDRMEQAVRHAAAVAGGDPGRKRLDVEALLNNLREELP; the protein is encoded by the coding sequence CATCCTGCGCGAGCCCGCCGAGTCGCTGGAGGCCTCGCACATCCTGGACGAGGTGCGCGGAGAGCTTGGGCTGCTGCTGTGGCAGTCGTTGCGCGACGTGACGCTGTGGGCGTCGTTCCCGCCCGGCGAGCGCGAGGGGCTGTTCTGCGCCGACGCGGCCCGCGCACGGCTGGCGCTGGTGGGCTCGGTGGCGCCGGAGCCGGGCATCGAGGTGGCGCTCACCACGCTGGGCGCGCTGGTGGGCAACCCGGGCGGCGCCAGCCCGGAGTTGGTCACCCTGGTCTGCCTCCAGGTCGGCCGCTGGGCCGAGGAGCGGAAGGCCGGCGCCACGGCGTTGTCGTTCGCCCAGGCGGGCGCCCTCGCCTCGCCCGACGATGCGCGGGCGGCGCTGGCGGTGGGCGCCATGGCGCTGCGGTGGCGCAAGGGCTCGCGCGCCGAGACTTGGCTGCGGCGCACCGTGGGCTTGGCGCGCCGCTCCGGCGACTGGGAGGCGTATGCCCACGCCTACGTGGAGATGGGCACGCTGTACGCCCAGCGAGGCACCCCCGACGCCGCCCGCAAGCTCCTGGGTAAGGCGCTTCGTGCCTCCCGCCGCCACGGGCTTCAGGAGACGCGAGGCGCGGCGCTGCACGCCCTCTTCCGCATCGCGCTGGAGCTGGGGAGCCACGACGAGGCCGAGGGCTTCGCACGGGGCGCCATGCGCGCGTACGGCCGCGGGCACCCGGAGCTTCCCGGCCTGCTGCATGACGTCGCGGCGCTGTGGGTGGGCCGCGAGAGCTTCGCGCGGGCGGTGCCGCTCTTGCACCGGCTGCTGCCCATGCGCACCGACCCGGTGGACCGGGTGGCGACGCTGGCCCTGCTGGCTCGTGCCGCGGCGGGCTCCGCGGACCGCCGCAGCTTCGAGGAGGCGTGGAGCGGCGCCTGGGCGCTGCTGCGGCGCCTGGACGAGAAGGACCTGGCCCCGGGTACGCTGGTGGAGCTCGCCCGTGCCGCCGCCACCGTGCGCGACTGGGATCGGATGGAGCAGGCCGTCCGCCACGCCGCCGCGGTGGCTGGCGGCGATCCCGGCCGTAAGCGCCTGGACGTGGAAGCCCTCCTCAACAACCTGCGCGAGGAGCTGCCGTAA